Proteins from a genomic interval of Molothrus ater isolate BHLD 08-10-18 breed brown headed cowbird chromosome 10, BPBGC_Mater_1.1, whole genome shotgun sequence:
- the SAG gene encoding S-arrestin gives MSRPESQKTGTGGKNADSPPKQVIFRKSTRDKALTIYLGKRDYIDNIGNVEPVDGVVLVDPAIIKGKKVFVSLTCVFRYGQEDIDVIGLAFRRDLFFSRVQVYPPADKPESLTLLQESLLKKLGKNAYPFFFTFPDYLPCSVCLQPAPRDVDKTCGVDFEVKAFSTENVEERIHRRNSARLLIRKVQYAPENPGPQPCAETTWQFFMSNKPLHMKACLSKEVYYHGEPIPVTVTINNNTDKTVKKIKVQVEQVANVVLYSSDFYTKVVAAEEAHEKVQPNSSLTKTLTVLPLLANNRETREIALDGKLKDEDTNLASSTIIKDGIDKTVMGILVSYKIKVKLTVPGILGDLTSSEVGTELPFRLMHPKPEEKNPAGKDGEAELVFEEFARQKLKNTPDEEDKNSPSTDE, from the exons ATGAGCCGCCCTGAGTCTCAAAAGACTGGGACTGGTGGGAAGAATGCTGATTCTCCTCCAAAACAAGTTATCTTCAGAAAAAGCACCCGTGACAAAGCT CTGACCATCTACCTGGGAAAGCGAGACTACATTGACAACATAGGGAATGTAGAACCTGTAG aTGGTGTTGTATTGGTGGATCCTGCAATtatcaaggggaaaaaag TGTTTGTGTCGCTGACGTGCGTGTTCCGCTACGGCCAGGAGGACATCGACGTGATCGGCCTCGCCTTCCGCCGGGACCTGTTCTTCTCCAGGGTCCAGGTGTACCCACCTGCTGACAAGCCAGAGTCTCTCACCCTCTTGCAGGAATCTCTGCTAAAGAAGCTGGGGAAAAATGCTTATCCCTTTTTCTTTACA TTTCCAGATTACCTGCCTTGCTCAGTCTGTCTGCAGCCTGCACCTCGTGATGTTGATAAG ACTTGTGGGGTGGACTTTGAGGTGAAAGCTTTCTCAACAGAAAATGTGGAAGAGAGAATTCATAGGAG gaaCTCTGCACGTCTGCTGATCCGTAAGGTGCAGTATGCTCCGGAGAACCCAGGACCCCAGCCTTGTGCAGAGACCACCTGGCAGTTCTTCATGTCCAACAAGCCCCTGCACATGAAAGCCTGCCTCAGTAAAGAG GTATACTACCATGGTGAGCCCATTCCAGTCACTGTCACCATCAACAACAACACAGACAAAACTGTGAAGAAGATCAAAGTCCAGG TGGAGCAGGTGGCCAATGTGGTGCTGTACTCCAGTGACTTCTACACCAAAGTGGTGGCTGCTGAGGAAGCACA tgaaaaggTGCAGCCAAACAGTAGCCTGACCAAGACGCTGACAGTTCTGCCCTTGCTTGCAAATAACCGGGAGACACGGGAAATAGCTCTGGATGGAAAACTGAAGGATGAGGACACCAACTTGGCTTCTAGTACCAT CATTAAGGATGGAATAGACAAGACAGTGATGGGGATTCTGGTTTCCTACAAGATCAAAGTGAAGCTCACTGTTCCAGG caTACTGGGAGACCTCACTTCCAG TGAagtgggcacagagctgccatttCGTCTCATGCACCCCAAACCTGAGGAAAAGAACCCAGCAG GGAAGGATGG CGAAGCAGAGCTTGTATTTGAGGAGTTTGCTCGTCAGAAGCTAAAAAATACACCTGATGAAGAGGACAAGAATTCACCCTCAACTGATGAGTGA